From the genome of Bremerella sp. JC817:
AAGGTCGACATTCGTTCCAGGAACGACGTCTTCACGCCATGCACGGCAATGTTGCCGGCCCAATGCTTCAACGTGCCATCTTCGATCGTTTCCGCTGCTTGCTCGGCGGGGAGTTCGCTGTACTCGACCAGTTGCAGTTGACCATCAAGTTCAGCCAGGATGCCGAGCTTTTCTTCAGGCAGCTTCTTCGAGACAACCTGCGTCGACATTTCGCTCTCGGCCAGATGATGCAGACCAAGGAATTCTGGTTCGCCCACATCGGCCAGGGGATTGTCGACCTGAAAGTAATAGATCTGTTCGATGCCGCGCTGTTTCATGTCGGACAGGCAGCCGCTCTTTACCAATGCGGCGAGCATGCCGCCGTGTCCGTCCGGGCTGAGGGCCAAGGCGTCTGGCTCGGCCAGCAGAAGCTGCTTGGTTTCCAAGTCGATCGCTGGCATCGTTCCCTGGCAGAAGATGTGCAGGTCTTCCTTGGGCAGGCCGAAGCGGTCGTGCTGCTCGAGAAACTCGATCGTTTCTTCGTGCGTCGCCGGGCTGGTCATCAGGTACAGCGGAATCGGTTTGCCATAACGGCGGCTGCGGGCAACGATCTTTTCCAGGTGAATCTGAAACAGCGTCTTGCCAGAAACGGGACCAATCGGGAACATCCCCTTCGGGTGCTCGAAACCGAGTCGGGATCCTTGACCGCCGGCGACCAGCAGGGCCGCGACTTTGCCTTCGCTGAGAAGTTTCTCCCCCACTTCCCGGGCCTCGGCCAGTTTCGCAGTGTCCTGGTCCTTCAGGCGAACGGCTTTCGGGGGATGAAGCTTGGTGTAGTCGCGCGGCGATTCGGCGTTATCGCCACCACTGGCAAGTTCCGGCAGCTCTTGAAGGTCGACTTGCTGAAGCTGGGAAGCCAGCTTCGCCGCGGTCCCTTCATCGCATACTGCCAGATACTGGGCCATTTCAGTCTGGCCAGCGGCGTTGAGTTGATCGATCAGTTCCTGTTGCGACGCCATGTTGCTCTCCGAGATTCGTTGGGCTTCTATCGCATGTTCGCGAGACATGTTTTAGGGCTGCACGTCATTATTGGAAACGTGCAAAGACTTACAAGGGACGCAGGGCACATCACGCGCCGAAACTGCCCTAAGTGGCCGACATCGCGAAATTCTTCGTGGAAAATTCGTGAAATGCCATATGAAATCAATATGAATGGATGGTAGACGAACGACATGATAGAATCGCGGCCACCTCGTGCCTGGCTCCCTCCTCACCCATTCGCAGGAATTCGATCGTGTCTCAGGTCAATGACGATCCGTTCAAGTCGCCCACGGCATCCCAACAAATGCATCGCCCGCCGGGCGAAGGAAACTCTGGTTTAATTCTGGCGGTCGCCATTATCAACTATGTTTTCGGTGGACTTCAGCTTGCGTGTGGTGCGTGCACGATTATCTTCGGGGCCGGCTTTTCGCAAATGATGATTTCCGTCGCCAATGAAGACCCCAACTTCAATGCCGAAGGCAAAGCGGCGATGGGGTTAATCACCGTCTTTGTGATCGCCTTTGGCGTCGTCACCGCCCTGCTTGGTTTGCCGGTGATCTTGGCGGGCTACGGTGTGCAGTGTCGCCGAGAATGGGGACGCATCTTATCGATCGTTCTGGCGGTGATCGCGGCGTTCTTTGGGGTCGTGAGCCTGGTCGGGATGAGCCCGATCTGTCTGGTATATGGCGGCTACGCGATCTTCACGCTGATCGTTTTGTTGAACTCGGACAACGCTCGTATGTTTCGATAACGACGAGCCTTTCTGATGCCGGCCGGCTGCGGGAAGGGAGGTGGTGCATGAATGACGACGCGGAATCGATTCACGAATCCGAACTTGTTCCGGCCGTGCTGGTCGATGAGCCTAAGCCGCTGAATCTACAGATCCGAGTTCGGCCTGTACTGAAGCGCAAGAGAACGGCGGCGAGCTTTCCGGAAGGGCACATCTTTCTTGGGACCATCATCTGCTATGCGATCGGACTGTTTCAGATCATCGCGTCGGTGCTCATGATCTCGGTGATTCGTCAGATCATTGCGGTCTCGTACCGGCCGGTTGATCCGACCCGCGCCGCCATTGTTCAGGGAACCTACGTCGCGTTATGCGTCTGTGGATTTCTGATGCTGCTGGTAGGCATTGGCCTGCGAGAGCCGGGAGCTGCCTATCCCTTTTGGGGACGTATTCTGGGGCTGGCTCAGGGCGTCGCGGCGTTTGGTTTCGCGTGCTATGTCAGCAATCCGGCACTGCTCGTTCCGGCAGTGCTGGGGATGCTGGTGTTCGCTGCGATTCATCTCGAGCAAAAAGACCTGCGGCGCAAAGCGATGCTGCGGAATCAACCGCGATAGGAAACTGCCGCGTGGCTAGCAGGCTTCACGCATCTTCTTTTCCGCATCGATCGGGCAGAACGCCATGAATTCGAACACGGGAAGGGCTTCGACGGTCGAGGCGTCGCGTAGCTTCAGGTCGAAGCGAACGCCATTGGAAAGAACCTGACCTGGCTTGATCTGAACCTCGGGGCCTTCCAGTTGATGCAGTTCGACATGAGGCACCGCCGGCAGAGGAGGGCAGAAGCCGACATGCAAATAGGCATGGCGTTGCCCAGGCGTGAAGGTTGCCCGAACGAGGCCATGGATCTGTTCCTGGCCGAACTCGACCCCGCGCGTCAGACGTTGGGTGACGTTGAGTGGCAGGTCGAGCGATTCTTCTTCCAAAGCTTCTTCGACGGGCTCGTCCGCTTCCATTGAAGCAACGTGCAGGATCGGGGTTGCTGGTTCTGGCGTTGGTTCCATGCCAGGTTCGATTGCTGCCGGGGCTTCTTCCGCGATGGTTTCTGTTTTCGTTTGCAGCTTCTCGGTTGCTGCTTGGAGCCAAGGCGAGATCTTGTCGCCATAGAGCGTCGAAACAAACAGCGATAGCGTGATGCCCTCTTGGGCGAGCGCGGCGAACCAAAGCAGGAAGGTGGCGTAAGCCGTGATGGGTTGGAAGGTCACCGAGCGAGCCAACAAGATCGCACAGCAAAACGGAGCGACTGCGATGAGGGCATGGAACTTGTCGCCCAGGTCTTTCGGGGCCGCGACCAGCCAGGCGGCGCGGATCGAAGCACACCATGCTGCGGTCAGCAAGGTAATTGCCAGGGCAGGGCCGCTCGATAGAAAGCCCGCCCCTTCGGTCGACAAACGAATGCCACAAGCGACCAGCGAAACGGTGGCTAGCAAGGCGGTACCACCGACTGCCAGCGAAAGGCAAATCCCACGAAGCTCGGGCGAAACGGGCGTGTTGTGGCGTTCCATGCCGAAATTTCCTGCTGCAATGCGCAAAAAAAGGGTTCCTGTCGCGAAGTGTGACAGGAACCCCAAATTCTCGCAATGCGGAATCGGCTACGGATAGTACTAAGCCGAAACGGTGACGCCTGCCAGCTTTGCCAGCTCTTCCGCTTTGTCGGTTGCTTCCCATGGGAATTCATCGCGACCGAAGTGACCACCTGCCGCGGTAGCGCGGAAGATCGGACGACGCAGGTCGAGGTATTCGATGATGCCGCCAGGGCTGAGCGGGAAGGTTTCCTTGACGATCTCGGCAATCTTTTCGTCGTCGACCTTACCGGTACCGAAGGTATCGATATGGACGCTGACCGGATCGGTCACGCCGATGGCGTAAGCCAACTGAACTTCGCAGCGTTCGGCCAGTCCGGCAGCGACGATATTCTTGGCAACGTACCGGCCCATGTAGGCGGCACTGCGGTCGACCTTGGTCGAGTCCTTGCCACTGAAAGCACCACCGCCGTGACGGCCCCAACCGCCGTAGGTGTCGACGATGATCTTACGACCAGTCAGGCCGCAGTCGCCCATGGGGCCACCAACGACGAACTTGCCGGTTGGGTTGATGTGATAGACGATGTCGTCGTCCAGAAATTCTTCTGGCAAGCAAGGCTTAACAACCTTTTCGATGACGAAATCGCGGATCGTGGCGTTGTCGACATCGGCCGAGTGCTGGGTCGAAACAACGACGGTGTGAATACCGACCGGGCGATCGCCATCGAATTCGACGGTGACCTGGCTCTTGCTGTCAGGACGAAGCCAGTTGACTTCGCCGTTCTGGCGTGCTTCGGTCAAGCGATTGAGGATACGGTGCGACAGAGCGACCGGCAGCGGCATCAGTTCCGGAGTGTGGTTACAAGCGTAGCCAAACATCAGGCCCTGGTCGCCAGCGCCAATTTCCTTCCCCTTGGCCGAGTCATCGTTCACACCTTGAGCGATGTCTGGGCTTTGACGGTCCAGGGTCACCATGACGGCACACGTATCAGCATTGAAGCCCATGTCGTCGCTGGTGTAACCGATGTCACGAATGACCTGGCGGATGACGTCCTGATAGTCGATACGAGCCTGGGTGGTGATTTCACCAGCAACAATTGCCACACCGGTGGTGACCATCGTTTCGCAGGCCACGCGGCTGTAAGGGTCTTGAGCGAGCAAAGCGTCCAAGATGCCGTCCGAAATCTGATCGGCCATCTTGTCTGGGTGACCCATGCTGACCGATTCGCTAGTGAACAAATACTTTCCGGAAGCCACCGATAAATTCTCCTGAGATACAGGGCAGCGCTGCTGCGCGGGGAGGAATGGATACGCCAACACTTCGTCTCAGACCATTGGCGAATAGGGCATTATAGGGACAAGAGAAGATAGCGAACAACCGGGTAAATACGCTGAAATCTGCTTACAGGAAAGCAATTTCCCGCGGGTGAGACCAGTTCCTGGTGGGAGGTGTGGTTACAGTCGTTCTGGCGAGGCCAACGACTAAGCTGCCGTGCGAAATTTGACGATCGTCGGACGCTCGAGCAAAGGCATCAAGCCTTGCACGGTTCGCTCGGTTGCGCCTTGTTGCGCGAGGACCACATCGCGGGCCCGGGCCCCTTGGTTGTGACGCCAACCTTCGTCTGTCGCTGCCTTTACGACAAACGATGCCAACGACTGGGCGTCTTCGACCACGGTCAGTGCTTCGGCCGTACGAAGCCGCTCGGCGACATCTTTGAAGTTCCAGGTGTTGGGGCCAACCGCGACGGCCGCTCCGTAGGCCGCCGGCTCGATCATGTTCTGACCGCCTCGATTGCCTAAACTACCACCGACGAACGCAATATCGGCCAAACCCCACCAGGCCGAAAGTTCCCCCACGCTGTCGACCAGCAGGATCGAAGTTTCGTGCGGGGCAGGGGCAGAAAGTTGGCTGCGGCGGGCGAAGGGCTCGCCGCTCGTTTCCAGGAACTGGGCGACTTCATCGAAGCGATGGGGGTGCCGCGGAACCAAAAGCAGCTTCAGGTTAGGGACCTGCTGCCGGGCCGTTTGATAGGCCTGAAGGATTGTCGGCTCTTCGCTATTCTGGGTGCTGCCGGCCAGCCAGACGAGGTCGCAAGGGCCAAGCCCGGCCAGTTCCCGAAACTGATTGGTCTGGGGATTGTTGCGGTCGGGCGTGATGCCATCGAACTTGATCGAGCCGGTGACCTGGACGCGATCGACATCGGCTCCCAGTTCGCAGAACCGCAGGGCATACGATTGATCCTGAGCTCCGATCCAGTCGAGCTGTTTCAGGAGGGGGCGGACGAGCCACGAAAGCTTGCGATAGCCGCGAAGGCTTTTCTCGCTCAGGCGACCATTCACGACGGCGATCTTGGCGCCGTGACGGTTGGCGAATCGAATCAGGTTTGGCCACATCTCAAGTTCGACCAAAAGAACCGCGTCGGGTTGAATTCGACGATACGCTTGGTCTACCGCCCAAGAGAAATCGAGCGGAGCATAGCTGACCGTGTGGTCGGCGTACTTGGTCAAGGCAAGGTCAAAGCCAGCCTTGGTGGTCGTGGTGATATGAAACGTGGTGTCGGCATGTTGCTTCTGAAGCTCCGCGATCAGGGGAGCCAGCAAGTTGACTTCGCCCACGCTGACCGCGTGCAACCAGAGGTGCTGCGGCGAATCTTCAGGACGCGAAGGAACGCGTCCCAGGAACTTCTGAGCGAAGCCTTCGCGATACTTTCCCTTCGTGAACGCTGCCCATAGCAAATACGGAGAAAGGGCGGCAATCAAGGAAAGGTAAGTCAGATTTAGAAGCCAGGTGAGCATGTGGGATCCGTCCCGAAATTGCCACACTTCGCATGGAACCTCGTCCCGTAGTTGGGACGAGGGAAGTTGCCCTGCTGGGCTTACGTTGCCGAGTCCTGCTTCATGCAGCAGGCCTTGTACTTCTTGCCGCTGCCACATGGACATGGATCGTTGCGGCGGATCTTTTCGCCGACGTTACGAATCGGAGCGGTCACTTCGACTTCGCCTTGGGTGTTCGAGATGGCCTGCTCTTGTTCGCGAGCCATGTCCCCCAAGCCAGCGACCGAGTCGTGACGTGCTTCCGATTCTTTCCAGGTCGAGCTGACGAACTCTTCATTCAAGTTTTCAACCTTGAAGACCAGGTCGGTAACACGTTCGCCTACGCTGCGCCACATCTGCTCGAACAGACGCATGCCTTCGCGTTTGAATTCCACCTTCGAGTCGACCTGGGCATAACCGACGAAGCTGACGGCTGAACGAAGATGGTCCATCGCCAGCAAGTGATCCTTCCAGGCGGTGTCGATCAGTTCGAGCAGGACGCTTCGTTCCATGCGGGTCATTTCCGGACGGTATCGCTCGTAAACTTCTCGCAGCAGGCGTGCTTCGAGTTGTTCTTTGTCGAGCTGTTCCAGTTCTTCTTCCGGAATGTCGGCCGAGATGTTCGTCTGGATCCAAGCCTTCAGCGAGCCGAGCTTGCCATTGCCACCGCTGATGACCGACAGTGTCTGGTCTACCTGGTGGTCCTGGTAAAGCTGTTCGACTTTGTCTTCGACAACTCGCATCTTCTCGCGAGCGACGTTCTTGTGCTGCTCGCTGAGCGGGATGAGGAGTTGCTGGATTTCTTCTCGCTGCTTGCTCTTGAATTCTTCGGTGTCGAGTGGCGTCTCGAAGCGACTGCCGGCCCAGTTGAGCAGGCCTTCGCGATCGAGGCGAGCATGACCGCCGCTCTTGTCGCTGAACTTATACATACCCGTCAGAACCGGATAGACCGCTTCTTTGTGGTCGTAAACTTCAATCGCCTTCTGTTGGACTTGCTGGACAACGGCAGAGGTTGCCTTGTCGCGAAGTTGTTCGATGTCGATGTTGAAACCGAACTTGTAGTGGCACCAGTGATTCAGCGTGTTCAGGCCGAAGTCCTTATCCAGGAACTTCTCGCCATCGCTCAGGTCAATCTTGTCGATCGCTTCGTGGGCTTTGGCAACGAGGAACTCGTCGACCTGACCACGGCCGATCTTCTTCAGATCGCGATCGTTGAGGTTCAGCTTCCACATACCATTGGCGAAGCGAGCCATCGCGCCCCAGTTCCATTCCGACTCGTCTTCACTGTCGGGCAGGTTCTCGTCGATCGACGCCATGATATTCGTTTCGGCGGCACGCTGGGCAACATCCTTGGCATACGATTCGGCAGCTGGGAAGTCGAGCCCACGCAGGTCGCGGGTTTGCAGTTCGCAAGCCAATTCGCTACCGGCCCACTTGGCGAACGTTTCGACGCCGAAGTCTTTTTCCATGAACATGCGTACGTGGTAATCGACCTGTTCGCCAACCATGTCCATGATCAGGTCACGGCTGTCGCCACCTTCCAGGATCAATTGGCGGAAGGTGTAAACACGCTTGCGCTGCTCGTCCATCACCTCGTCGTATTCGAGCAGGTTCTTACGAGCCTCGAAGTTTTGTTCTTCGCGTTTCTTCTGGGCACCCTCGATACGACGCATGATCATCTTGCTTTCGATCGCGTCGCCCGGCTGCGGCCGCATGGCGGCTGGCATACGTTGGATGAAGTTCTTCGCCCAGTCGCCGAAGTAGATTCGCATCAGGTCGTCTTCCAGCGAGAGGAAGAACCGCGAGCTACCTGGGTCGCCTTGACGACCACAACGACCGCGAAGCTGAAGGTCGATACGACGCGATTCGTGTCGTTCGGTACCGAGCACGTGCAAGCCGCCCAGTTCCTTGACCTTCTTGCCCATCGCCTTCATCTGTTCTCGCTGTTCAATCTCGTTGACCAGCGCGTCCCATTCTTCTTGCGGGACATCCAGACGGGTTGGGTATTTGTGCTGTAGCTGAGCCCATGCCATCGTTTCTGGGTTACCACCCAGGATAATGTCGGTACCACGACCAGCCATGTTGGTGGCGATGGTAACGGCGCCGATGCGACCGGCCTGGGCCACGATATCCGCTTCGCGCTTGTGTTGCTTGGCATTGAGCAAGTCGTGCTTGATGCCGCGTTTGTCAAGCAGTCGCGAAAGCCGTTCGCTCTTTTCGATGCTGACAGTACCGACCAGGACGGGGCGGCCTTTGTATTGGATTGCTTTGATCTTGCTGCGATCGACGGTGGTCGGCTGCTTCTGACCCTTCGGGTGAATTTTGATCGAAGCGTCGGTTTCTTCCAGGATATCGCCCCACAGTTCGTCGCCGTTCTTGAACATGACGACGTCCCACTTGTTGGTGCGTTCAATCTCGTCGGCAACGGCTTCGTACTTCTCTTGCTCGGTCATGAAGATGACGTCGGTGTACGTGATACGCTGCATGTGCCGATTGGTCGGAATGGCGATCACGTCCAGCTTATAGATCTTCCAGAGCTCGCCCGCTTCGGTCAAAGCGGTACCGGTCATACCAGAGAGCTTGTCGAACAGCTTGAAGAAGTTCTGCAGGGTGATCGTCGCGAGGGTCTGCGTCTCCTCTTTGATCTTCACGCCTTCTTTGGCTTCGACGGCCTGATGCATACCGTCACTCCACTGACGGCCTTCCATCTTACGACCAGTGTGAACGTCGATGATGACGATCTTGCCATCTTCGACCACGTAGTCGACGTCGAGGTTGTACAGGTAATGGGCTCGCAGGGAGTTGTCGATCAGATGCGGCCACTCCATGTTGCCCGAGGTATAGAAGCTCTCGACACCGGCCAGGCGTTCTGCTTCGCGAACACCATCTTCGGTCAGGTTGGTGGTGCGGTCTTTCTCGTTGACGACGAAGTGCAGGTCTTTCTTCAACGTCCGAGCGATGCGATCCGCGTCGCCATATTTGTCTTTGCTGACGTTGGCCGGACCGCTGATGATGAGCGGAGTTCGGGCTTCGTCGATCAGAATGTTGTCGACTTCGTCGATGATGGCGTAATGCAAACGGCCTTGCGACTGTTGGTATTCTTTCGGGAAGCGATCGTCCCCGCGCGCGGCGCCCCGCATGTTGTCGCGGAGATAGTCGAAGCCAAATTCGTTGTTCGTACCGTAGGTGATATCGCAGTTATAGGCTTGCTGGCGGTCGCGAACCGACATGTCGTTCTGGATGGCATTCACGGTCAGGCCCATGCCGCGATAAAGCGGTGCCATCCATTCCATATCGCGGCGAGCGAGATAATCGTTCACCGTCACGACGAAGACGCCTTTACCTTCCAGGGCGTTCAGGTACGCCGGAAGTGTGGCGACAAGCGTCTTACCTTCACCGGTGACCATTTCTGCCACGTTGCCGCGGTGCAGAACGATACCACCAATGAGCTGAACGTCGTAATGCCGCATCCCGAGGAAGCGTTTACCTGCTTCTCGGCAGACAGCGAACGCTTCGACAAGGATGTCGTCGAGCGTTTCGCCCGAGGCGAGACGTTGCTTGAAGAGACGGGTCTGGTCACGAAGCTCTTCTTCCGAGAGGGCTTCGTACTTGGGTTCCAGTTCGTTGATGGCATCAACGAGCCCCTGTATCTTCTTGATATATCGGGCGTTAGAAGATCCGAAGGTCGACGTGATCAACCGTTCGAAGCCGCTAAGAAGACCGCCGAAAAAGAGGCTGATCTTTTCCCAAATCTGTTCCAAAATCTCCATCGCAGAATATCACCTGGGGTGGGGATGAAAAAAGCACTAGCTGAGGCGAAACAAGACCTGATTTGTAGACACCGCCGCAACTGAACCGTGCGCGCAAACCCTTCCCATCTCGTAGATTATAGGGATTGTTGAAGGGGGTCAACCGCGCTTGAAGGCTGGTGCCGGCACAGCTTGCTACCATGATATTCGCTCGAGGATCACTCTCGCTTACCCAGCTAGCGTAGATTTCGTGAAGTTTCGCGCTGGGAAATGATAGCAAACAAGCTGGTAGCCTGGCACCAATCTCGGTTCCTTCTCTCTTAGAAGCATTTTGACACCACGAGGTTACGCCCGCGTTGGGCACGCACCTGCCTGGGGGTTGCGTCGGCTGCTGCCATTTGCGATTCTCAGGCCAGCCAACGTCCACCCGAAAGACCTAGAATGAGCCAGTCTCCTCCTCCGAGTTCACCCAAGAAAGATATCGTCACGCGCGACATTGCTGGACGGCTCCTGTTTCTTGGGACCGGTACTTCGATGGGAGTGCCAGTGGTTGGCTGTGGATGCGATGTCTGCCAGAGCACGAATCCCAAGAACAAACGCCTCCGCTGCAGCGTGATCTTTGGCCTGCCGGGGGGGAACCTGCTGATCGACACGCCGCCAGATCTGCGGACGCAGCTTTTGAACAACGGGATTGGCATCATCCATGCCGTGGCATTTACGCACAGCCACGCCGATCACTTATTCGGCCTCGATGACGTGCGGCTCTTTCAGTTCTATTTAGGGCACGCGGTTCCTATCTATTGCGAACCGAACGTCGACGCCAAGATTCGCAAGGTGTACGACTACGCCTTCAGCAACGGGGTCCAAACCCACATCGGCTCGCGGCCGGCCCTCGATATGCGAGAGATCGGAACCGCTCCATTCGAAGCCCTTGGCAGCGAGATCATTCCGATTCGCCTGCAGCATGGGCCCAAGTTCGAGGTGCTCGGCTTTCGCGTTGGCAACGTTGCCTACTGCACCGACACCAACAAGATCCCGGATGAAAGTTGGGAGAAGTTGCAAGGGCTTGACTACTTGGTACTCGATGCCCTGCGGCCAGATCCGCATCCGACTCACTTCTCGGTCGAAGAGGCGGTGGAAGCGGCGCAGAAGATCGGGGCGAAGCAAACCTACTTTACCCATATCTCTTGCCGACTCGAGCACGAGCGAACCAATCATTGGTTGCCCGAAGGGATGGAACTCGCCTACGACGGACTCGAGATCCCGCTAACTTGATCGTTGCCGCTTTGACGCTTAGCTGCGCGGAATGATCCAGCACGAGTCGTGCTTTTCCATGCCAATGTGCGGGTAATAGCTGGCTGCCTTGGGTGCTGCCAACAGAAGCAAGATGGTGTGCTTGCCGGCTGCTTCATGGGTTCGCGAGATCAACTCTTTGCCGATGCCTTGCTTCTGGAACGCTTCGTCCACCGCCAGATCGGCCAGGTACGTTGCGTGGGCAAAGTCGGACATGCTGCGTGCGATTCCAATTAATCGGCCTTCGCTTCGGGCAGTCACCAGGATGTCGGCATTGGCGACCATCTTGCTCAGCTTCTCACGATCGTCGGCAGGACGACGTTCGGCCAGCGTGGAACGTAGAAGCACATCCAGATACTCGTCGACAGAAAGATCTGGCTCGATGTTGTATTCGATCATGGGGCAATCGCAGGGTGACAAAAGAAAGAACCGCTGGCTAAGACACGCAGGTCCGCCAGCGGTTCATCATAGTTCCGCGGATCGTCTTTCACCAAGGTGGTTAGGCAACCAGTGTTTCCTTGCCTGGCTTGCGACCGAAGAGTCGTGGGATGAACATCGGCACGGTCTGTTGATACTCGCGGTAGTCGTCGCCATGGAACTCGACCAGGTCACGTTCTTCGACGATCGCGGCCAGGCCCATGTAGGCGGTCATGCCGATGGCAAACAACAAATGGCCAGCGGTCATGGTCGGCGTGAACCAGAAGGCTGCCGTCCAAGCCAGGTACAGCGGGTGACGAACGATGCTGTAGAGCAGGGGAGTGCGAAATGGCAGCGGGCTGTATTCGCGTTCTTTCATGTGCAGCCAGGCCTGACGCAGCCCAAACAGATCGAAGTGATTGATCATCAGGCTGACGACCGGGACCATCGTAAATCCGATCAGGTATAACCCCCACAACAACGTCCGCATCGCAGGGTTCTGAACGTCCCAGATCACCATGTCGATCCCTTGCCAGCAGCCCATAACAATCGCCAGCACGACGATCGATGCGAAAACGTAGGTGGCTCGCTCCATCGGGGCTGGGACAATCTTTGTCCACATCTGCTTAAATCCTGGCCGCGCCATGGTCGAATGTTGGCCAGCAAACAGCAAGATCAAGGCAACGTCGACAGCGATCGCGCCGGCCAACGGAAGGCTTGAAGGCGTATCGATGGTCACGGGAACGAGGATGCCTGCGAGAAACGCCATGAAGTACGCGGCAATTGCCAGGAAGCCCAAGTAGCCAAGGATCGCGTAAAGGAAGGTGAATGTTCGTGCCATGATCGGATACCTTTTCGTGTAGTCGAATGAACGAGTGGTTGTTGATTCATCTCGGCGACCAGTGCCAAGACACGGCATTATCGGGGAAGGAGGCGATTCGTCGCGTTTACTTCTGGTACAC
Proteins encoded in this window:
- the mddA gene encoding methanethiol S-methyltransferase; amino-acid sequence: MARTFTFLYAILGYLGFLAIAAYFMAFLAGILVPVTIDTPSSLPLAGAIAVDVALILLFAGQHSTMARPGFKQMWTKIVPAPMERATYVFASIVVLAIVMGCWQGIDMVIWDVQNPAMRTLLWGLYLIGFTMVPVVSLMINHFDLFGLRQAWLHMKEREYSPLPFRTPLLYSIVRHPLYLAWTAAFWFTPTMTAGHLLFAIGMTAYMGLAAIVEERDLVEFHGDDYREYQQTVPMFIPRLFGRKPGKETLVA